Proteins encoded by one window of Streptomyces sp. NBC_01571:
- a CDS encoding ATP-binding protein has product MKAAGRQSGPVVYLLVGLTGSGKTTYTRRRLEPSGAVRLSVDERVHARHGRYGVDYPERDYFALETPVVAEVREELVERVAAGQDVVLDHGLWTRAARDEWKKLVEEAGGSPRLLYFLVPRNELLRRLAERNERKDANVLTVSESALEDFYARFEPPHDEGEEIIEPGSF; this is encoded by the coding sequence GTGAAGGCGGCAGGCCGCCAGAGCGGGCCGGTGGTGTATCTGCTGGTCGGGCTGACCGGGTCGGGCAAGACCACGTACACCAGGCGGCGGCTGGAGCCGTCCGGGGCGGTGCGGCTGTCCGTGGACGAGCGGGTGCACGCCCGGCACGGCCGCTACGGCGTGGACTACCCGGAGCGGGACTACTTCGCCCTGGAGACCCCGGTGGTCGCCGAGGTCCGCGAGGAGCTGGTCGAGCGGGTCGCCGCCGGGCAGGACGTGGTGCTGGACCACGGACTGTGGACGCGTGCCGCCCGCGACGAGTGGAAGAAGCTCGTCGAGGAGGCCGGCGGAAGCCCGCGGCTGCTGTACTTCCTCGTCCCCCGCAATGAGTTGCTGCGGCGCCTTGCCGAGCGCAACGAGCGGAAGGACGCCAACGTGCTGACCGTCTCGGAATCGGCGCTGGAGGACTTCTACGCCCGCTTTGAGCCCCCTCACGACGAGGGCGAGGAGATCATCGAGCCCGGCTCCTTCTGA
- a CDS encoding ISAs1 family transposase has protein sequence MRLGPLDAGQVADLRSYLDAVPDPRSRRGRWYSLTAILLVCACAAVSGARSIEELAEWGQRASNALLVVIGIRRHLLGWRRTPSPATIGRVLGTVDGDALDRAVGAYLADRHRVATEPAHRPSPSASGRPCVIAVDGKTLKGSARLTAKRRHLLSAVTHAPVVTLAQVEVGAKTNETTHFQPLLAPLDLAGTVVTFDALHSVKANVSWLVETKKAHYIAVIKTNQPTAHSQLADLPWRDIPVQHTASTTGHGRRESRSIKTCAVPDELGGISFPHGRLAIRVHRRRKQTGQRETRESLYAVTSLDAHQTGPAGLATAIRGHWGIENSSHHIRDVTFAEDASTVHTGTAPRAMATLRNLAIGVLKTLGSDNIAKTTRAIRNEPERALHILGITTEPDTYGT, from the coding sequence ATGAGGCTGGGTCCGCTGGACGCCGGTCAGGTCGCCGATCTGCGTTCCTACCTCGATGCGGTGCCCGATCCGCGCTCGCGGCGGGGCCGTTGGTACTCACTGACCGCGATCTTGCTGGTGTGCGCCTGTGCGGCCGTGTCGGGAGCGAGGAGCATCGAGGAACTCGCCGAGTGGGGCCAGCGCGCCTCGAACGCACTCCTGGTAGTGATCGGGATCCGGCGTCACCTGCTCGGCTGGCGACGCACTCCGTCACCGGCCACGATCGGCCGGGTGCTGGGGACCGTTGACGGTGACGCCCTGGACCGGGCGGTGGGCGCCTACCTCGCCGACCGGCACCGCGTCGCCACCGAGCCGGCCCACAGGCCATCGCCCTCGGCGTCCGGGCGGCCGTGTGTGATCGCTGTCGACGGCAAGACACTCAAGGGATCAGCCCGTCTGACCGCGAAGCGCCGGCATCTGCTCTCCGCGGTCACCCACGCCCCGGTCGTCACCCTCGCGCAGGTGGAAGTGGGCGCGAAGACGAACGAAACCACACATTTCCAACCGCTCCTGGCACCGCTGGACCTGGCCGGCACCGTCGTCACCTTCGACGCGCTGCACTCGGTCAAGGCGAACGTCTCCTGGCTGGTCGAGACGAAGAAGGCCCACTACATCGCCGTGATCAAGACCAACCAGCCGACCGCCCACAGCCAGCTCGCGGACCTGCCGTGGCGCGATATTCCCGTCCAGCACACCGCCTCCACCACCGGGCACGGCAGGCGCGAGTCCCGCTCGATCAAGACCTGCGCCGTCCCGGACGAACTCGGCGGGATCTCCTTCCCCCACGGCCGCCTGGCCATCCGTGTCCACCGCCGCCGCAAGCAAACCGGCCAGCGCGAGACCCGGGAGAGCCTCTACGCCGTCACCAGCCTCGACGCCCACCAGACCGGCCCCGCCGGCCTTGCCACCGCGATCCGCGGGCACTGGGGGATCGAGAACTCCTCACACCACATCAGGGACGTCACCTTCGCCGAAGACGCCTCCACCGTCCACACCGGCACCGCACCCCGCGCCATGGCAACCCTCCGCAACCTCGCCATCGGCGTCCTGAAGACCCTCGGATCCGACAACATCGCCAAAACCACCCGAGCGATTCGAAACGAACCCGAACGAGCACTCCACATCCTGGGCATCACAACCGAACCAGACACCTACGGAACTTGA
- a CDS encoding restriction endonuclease, translated as MFDEDGSLDPLLKFLLYAVLALAIGKMLWEWLTEDVSRWITVDLWGLIADHPWWTGFIVVGALASLILLAKLLSFLFSADTYAYVDQDEDYASSSPPREAVDPDVLTFKMKQLAAMSAAGFEQACADLLARDGFRSTRRVGGAGDLGVDVSARNHDDRLLILQCKQYAAPVGSGHVQKFNGTARLHHGADVPIMIGLNGFTQPAIDFAAHHDLILMGRPELKKWAHGQHLYDVLGIPSTTQ; from the coding sequence GTGTTCGACGAAGACGGGTCCCTCGACCCGCTGCTGAAGTTCCTGCTGTACGCCGTCCTCGCGCTGGCGATCGGCAAGATGCTGTGGGAGTGGCTCACGGAAGACGTCAGCCGGTGGATCACCGTGGATCTGTGGGGGCTGATCGCCGATCATCCCTGGTGGACCGGCTTCATCGTCGTCGGCGCACTAGCCTCGCTCATCCTCCTCGCGAAGCTGCTCTCGTTCCTGTTCAGCGCCGACACGTACGCCTACGTCGATCAGGACGAGGACTACGCCTCCAGCTCTCCGCCGAGGGAGGCGGTAGATCCGGATGTGCTGACCTTCAAGATGAAGCAGCTGGCCGCGATGAGCGCGGCGGGCTTCGAGCAGGCGTGCGCCGATCTTCTGGCCCGTGACGGGTTCCGCAGCACACGGCGGGTGGGAGGAGCCGGCGACCTTGGGGTGGACGTCAGCGCCCGGAACCACGACGACCGGCTCCTGATCTTGCAATGCAAGCAGTACGCGGCGCCGGTCGGCTCGGGGCACGTGCAGAAATTCAACGGAACGGCCCGCCTTCATCATGGAGCCGATGTGCCGATCATGATCGGACTCAACGGCTTCACCCAGCCTGCGATCGACTTCGCCGCGCACCACGACCTCATCCTCATGGGCCGTCCCGAACTGAAGAAGTGGGCTCACGGCCAGCACCTGTACGACGTCTTGGGCATCCCGAGCACGACCCAGTGA
- a CDS encoding glutamate ligase domain-containing protein produces MMLADAVGHLLPSWVAGATPVGSVNGHTDSSLLIAEGDESDRSVAQYRPDVAVVLNADDDHPETFAGTGDVVGTLTDFAVGAKALVVCADDAGARKVTSRVRSHGGVQVVTFGETAGADVRLLSAEPSQKGSAVTVLDLDGTRVSWTVRTPGRPAVLASLAAYTAGRVLGERPESLAAGLSGFRGVRRRMQLVGERRGVRVVDSFAHHPTAIAADITTARELAGGRVIVAFEPCGSTRVRVLGARMGVALAAADEVVLLPVRDAVPSSASLASRGAMEEAAVGAGARVRQVGGLAEAADVVAALAAPGDVVLTMGVGEVAGLGALLLAPADRPLTFV; encoded by the coding sequence ATGATGCTGGCCGACGCCGTGGGGCATCTGCTCCCGTCGTGGGTGGCCGGTGCCACGCCCGTCGGCTCCGTCAACGGGCACACCGATTCGAGCCTCCTGATCGCGGAAGGCGACGAGTCCGACCGGAGCGTGGCGCAGTACCGGCCGGACGTCGCGGTCGTGCTCAACGCCGACGACGACCACCCCGAGACCTTCGCCGGTACCGGGGACGTGGTGGGGACGCTGACGGACTTCGCGGTCGGCGCCAAGGCCCTGGTGGTGTGCGCCGACGACGCCGGGGCCCGCAAGGTGACCAGCCGGGTCCGCAGCCACGGCGGCGTGCAGGTGGTGACCTTCGGCGAGACTGCCGGCGCCGACGTCAGGCTGCTGTCCGCGGAGCCTTCTCAGAAAGGCAGCGCGGTCACCGTGCTCGACCTGGACGGCACGCGGGTGTCGTGGACGGTGCGCACTCCCGGCCGTCCGGCGGTGCTCGCGTCGCTCGCCGCGTACACGGCGGGCCGGGTCCTGGGCGAGCGGCCCGAGTCGCTGGCGGCTGGACTGTCTGGCTTCCGGGGTGTGCGGCGCCGGATGCAGCTGGTCGGCGAGCGGCGGGGCGTGCGGGTGGTGGACTCCTTCGCCCACCACCCCACCGCGATCGCCGCGGACATCACCACCGCGCGCGAGCTGGCCGGAGGCCGGGTGATCGTCGCGTTCGAGCCGTGCGGGTCGACGCGGGTGCGGGTCCTGGGGGCGCGGATGGGCGTGGCGCTCGCGGCCGCGGACGAGGTGGTGCTCCTGCCCGTCCGCGACGCCGTGCCCTCGTCGGCCAGCCTGGCGTCCCGGGGCGCGATGGAGGAAGCGGCCGTGGGGGCCGGAGCTCGCGTCCGCCAGGTCGGCGGCCTGGCCGAGGCCGCGGATGTGGTCGCCGCCCTCGCCGCGCCGGGTGACGTGGTCCTGACGATGGGCGTGGGCGAGGTGGCCGGTCTGGGGGCGTTGCTGCTGGCGCCAGCGGACCGGCCCCTTACCTTCGTCTAG
- the murF gene encoding UDP-N-acetylmuramoyl-tripeptide--D-alanyl-D-alanine ligase, with protein sequence MIPLSLEAVAAAVGGRLCDVPNPSVLMTAPAVVDSRTIEPGGLFAALPGEHTDGHAFAANAVKAGAVAVLAARPVGVPAVVVEDVLDALAALARTVLAAVPEATVIGLTGSAGKTSTKDLIAQVLPELGPTIATVKSFNGEIGMPLAVTHLDQGVRYIVLEMGARGIGHITHLTRIAPPSVGLVLNVGTAHVGEFGGREQIAQAKGELVEALPTAGLAILNADDPLVAAMASRTSARVLTFGVDNDADVRALAVTVDASGRASFTLAAAGTKARVALSLHGVHHVSNALAAAAVAIGLGADVEKTAAALSRAVLVASGRMEVTDRPDGIRIINDAFNANPDSMKAAFTALAAMKDGRRTIAVLGEMKELGADGAEEHRQVGRLVATAGIDVLIAVGGDDARAMAEAAQQDNPPLKVVGADDRDHALTLANDLIQPGDIVLVKGSHSVELEHTAVRLAQPDTMAGDR encoded by the coding sequence GTGATCCCCCTTTCGCTCGAAGCCGTCGCGGCCGCCGTCGGCGGACGCCTGTGCGACGTGCCGAACCCGTCCGTGCTGATGACCGCGCCCGCCGTCGTCGACTCCCGCACGATCGAGCCCGGTGGTCTCTTTGCTGCGCTTCCCGGTGAGCACACCGACGGGCACGCCTTCGCGGCGAACGCCGTGAAAGCCGGGGCGGTGGCGGTCCTCGCCGCCCGGCCCGTCGGCGTCCCGGCCGTGGTCGTCGAGGACGTGCTGGACGCCCTCGCCGCCCTGGCCCGCACCGTGCTGGCCGCCGTGCCCGAGGCGACGGTGATCGGGCTGACCGGCTCGGCCGGCAAGACCAGCACCAAGGACCTGATCGCGCAGGTCCTCCCCGAGCTCGGCCCGACGATCGCCACGGTCAAGTCGTTCAACGGCGAGATCGGCATGCCGCTGGCCGTGACCCACCTGGATCAGGGCGTGCGCTACATCGTGCTCGAGATGGGCGCCCGCGGCATCGGCCACATCACCCACCTGACCCGCATCGCCCCGCCGTCGGTCGGCCTGGTCCTCAACGTGGGAACCGCCCACGTCGGCGAGTTCGGCGGCCGAGAGCAGATCGCGCAGGCCAAGGGCGAGCTCGTCGAGGCGCTCCCTACGGCCGGCCTGGCGATCCTCAACGCTGACGACCCGCTGGTCGCCGCCATGGCCTCCCGTACCTCCGCCCGGGTGCTGACCTTCGGTGTCGACAACGACGCCGACGTCCGGGCCCTGGCCGTCACCGTCGACGCCTCCGGCCGGGCCTCGTTCACCCTTGCGGCAGCCGGCACCAAGGCGCGAGTCGCTCTCTCCCTTCACGGCGTGCACCACGTGTCGAACGCACTGGCTGCCGCCGCCGTCGCGATCGGGCTGGGCGCCGACGTGGAGAAGACGGCGGCCGCGCTGTCCCGCGCGGTCCTGGTCGCATCCGGGCGCATGGAGGTCACCGACCGGCCCGACGGGATCCGGATCATCAACGACGCCTTCAACGCGAACCCCGATTCGATGAAGGCAGCCTTCACGGCCCTTGCGGCCATGAAGGACGGCCGCCGGACCATCGCCGTCCTCGGCGAGATGAAGGAGCTCGGTGCCGACGGCGCCGAGGAGCACCGGCAGGTCGGCCGTCTCGTCGCCACCGCCGGCATCGACGTGCTGATCGCGGTCGGTGGCGACGACGCGCGGGCCATGGCCGAGGCTGCCCAGCAGGACAACCCGCCGCTGAAGGTCGTCGGCGCCGACGACCGGGACCACGCCCTGACCCTGGCCAACGACCTGATCCAGCCGGGGGACATCGTCCTGGTCAAGGGCTCCCACAGTGTCGAGCTGGAGCACACGGCGGTACGCCTGGCCCAGCCCGACACCATGGCCGGAGACCGCTAG
- a CDS encoding D-alanine--D-alanine ligase, which produces MTMQSLQPGRIAVVSGGRSTERERSLMSGRAALESLDRQGYTTAFLDSADKDFTDQIRGADVAFLAIAGQYAEDGKLQGLLECLNIPYTGSGVAASAVGMHKVRAKTLAAAAGVAVLPSVTLPARDGDVSTQAITGMISFPLILKPLSEGGSIGMTVCRDTDQLTAALRTIDPADGWFAEPFTTGTPVSCGVLEIDGLPVALPPLSTIPSDADFYDYATKRDKTKYRYECPADLPDSALEAITTASLTAHDALGCSGYSRSDFIVSPDGRPVWLEINTLPGLSHTGNLATMAAAANIDYDQLIHLILATATTSGGYRP; this is translated from the coding sequence ATGACGATGCAGTCTCTTCAGCCCGGCCGGATCGCCGTCGTCTCCGGCGGCAGGTCCACCGAGCGGGAGCGGTCCTTGATGTCCGGCCGCGCCGCCCTGGAGTCCCTTGACCGGCAGGGCTACACCACGGCGTTTCTCGACTCCGCCGACAAGGACTTCACTGACCAGATCCGGGGCGCGGATGTGGCCTTCCTGGCCATCGCCGGGCAGTACGCCGAGGACGGCAAGCTCCAGGGGTTACTGGAATGCCTGAACATCCCCTACACCGGCTCCGGTGTGGCGGCCTCCGCCGTCGGAATGCACAAGGTCCGCGCCAAGACCCTCGCTGCGGCCGCCGGGGTGGCAGTCCTGCCCAGCGTCACCCTCCCGGCTCGCGACGGTGACGTGAGCACGCAGGCCATCACCGGCATGATCTCGTTCCCGCTGATCCTCAAGCCGCTGTCCGAAGGCGGCTCGATCGGGATGACGGTCTGCCGCGACACCGACCAGCTCACCGCCGCCCTGCGCACGATCGACCCGGCCGACGGCTGGTTCGCCGAGCCGTTCACCACCGGCACCCCGGTGAGCTGCGGGGTCCTGGAGATCGACGGCTTGCCCGTCGCCCTGCCGCCGTTGTCGACGATCCCCTCCGACGCCGACTTCTACGACTACGCCACCAAGCGGGACAAGACCAAGTACCGCTATGAGTGCCCGGCCGACCTCCCCGACTCCGCCCTCGAAGCGATCACTACCGCCTCGCTCACCGCGCACGACGCCCTGGGCTGCTCGGGCTACTCCCGATCCGACTTCATCGTCTCCCCGGACGGCCGCCCGGTCTGGCTGGAGATCAACACCCTGCCCGGCCTCTCGCACACCGGGAACCTCGCCACCATGGCGGCTGCGGCGAACATCGACTACGACCAGCTCATCCACCTGATCCTCGCCACCGCCACGACCAGCGGGGGGTACCGGCCGTGA
- a CDS encoding threonine/serine dehydratase yields the protein MTELTARDVQDAAANLEPVAARTPALSALSLDQAAGWPVVCKAESLQRTGSFKFRGAYHHASSLPAKERARGLVGASSGNHAQALALAGRLLEVPATVVIPADAPAPKVEGIRALGGRVVTYHRDSENRDALVAEIAARDGLAVVPSANSRHIMAGAGTAALELLTDHPEIETLVVPVGGGGLAAGTATIAKHLYPGIKVIGVEPEEGADTLLSMRCGQRIALPEVPATIADGLGHTSPSPMTWAVNSRLLDAVVTVTDLDITTAMAFAFRHLKVVAEPSGACVLAAVLAGHVPHESGMIGVVISGGGVDLPTFHRLISQATHRKEPLRV from the coding sequence GTGACCGAGCTGACCGCCCGCGACGTCCAGGACGCCGCCGCCAACCTCGAGCCGGTCGCCGCCCGCACCCCGGCCCTCTCCGCGCTCTCCCTCGACCAGGCTGCCGGCTGGCCGGTCGTGTGCAAGGCCGAGAGCCTCCAGCGCACCGGATCCTTCAAGTTCCGCGGCGCCTACCACCACGCCTCCTCCCTCCCCGCCAAGGAACGCGCCCGCGGCCTGGTCGGCGCCTCCTCCGGAAACCACGCTCAGGCTCTCGCGCTTGCTGGCAGACTCCTCGAAGTGCCGGCCACCGTCGTCATCCCCGCTGACGCCCCGGCCCCGAAGGTCGAAGGCATCCGCGCGCTGGGCGGCAGGGTCGTCACCTACCACCGGGACTCCGAGAACCGGGACGCCCTCGTGGCCGAGATCGCCGCCCGTGACGGACTGGCCGTGGTCCCCTCGGCGAACTCCCGGCACATCATGGCCGGCGCCGGGACCGCCGCCCTGGAACTGCTCACCGACCACCCCGAGATCGAGACTCTCGTCGTGCCGGTCGGCGGCGGCGGCCTCGCCGCCGGGACCGCCACGATCGCCAAGCACCTCTACCCCGGTATCAAGGTCATCGGCGTGGAACCGGAGGAAGGCGCCGACACCCTGTTGTCGATGCGCTGTGGTCAGCGCATCGCCCTGCCCGAGGTCCCGGCAACCATCGCCGATGGCCTGGGGCACACCAGCCCCTCACCGATGACGTGGGCCGTGAACTCCCGGCTGCTCGACGCCGTCGTGACGGTGACCGACCTGGACATCACCACCGCCATGGCCTTCGCTTTCCGGCACCTGAAGGTCGTAGCCGAACCGAGTGGCGCTTGCGTCCTGGCCGCCGTCCTCGCCGGCCACGTCCCCCACGAGTCGGGGATGATCGGGGTGGTGATCTCTGGCGGCGGCGTGGACCTGCCCACCTTCCACCGGCTGATCAGCCAGGCCACCCACCGGAAGGAACCCTTACGTGTCTGA
- a CDS encoding C39 family peptidase produces the protein MCGIACLRMALLARTGNAPTMFELLDGARKYGAYTEDADTDAIRGLIYAPFVQYVRDVHPLDAEVHRTLTVPDLLALLDDGRIVMASVHKEIRRPENPAPGKGGHLVLVTGRQGDTVHFRNPSGHTPQARAASLPVATFADFFGGRGASLT, from the coding sequence ATGTGCGGCATCGCCTGCCTGCGCATGGCACTCCTCGCCCGTACCGGCAACGCGCCCACCATGTTCGAGCTCCTCGACGGCGCCCGGAAATACGGGGCGTACACCGAGGACGCGGACACCGACGCGATCCGCGGCCTGATCTACGCCCCGTTCGTCCAGTACGTGCGCGATGTCCACCCCCTTGACGCCGAGGTGCACCGCACCCTGACCGTGCCCGACCTCCTCGCCCTGCTCGACGACGGGCGCATCGTGATGGCCTCCGTACACAAGGAGATCCGCCGCCCCGAGAATCCCGCCCCCGGCAAGGGTGGCCACCTCGTGCTCGTCACCGGCCGCCAAGGCGACACAGTGCACTTCCGCAACCCGTCCGGCCACACCCCCCAGGCCCGTGCTGCGAGCCTGCCCGTCGCCACGTTCGCCGACTTCTTCGGCGGCCGGGGAGCGTCCTTGACCTGA
- a CDS encoding tryptophan synthase subunit alpha: protein MAAWRYIRPGREPSHRSLAGQPEFPSRRATCERPLHPGHRQARRSPSSSPATAVYAPATAGVTGGQGPLHRGLPTFVDSLRALTHPVAVGIGVSTPAQAALVGSYADAVIVGSAFIRAIEATRGPAGAHQAAVLAQRLADGLRRAVPTAARTDPSRVGSATGDLSVSLALSRVDLSMP, encoded by the coding sequence ATGGCGGCCTGGAGGTACATCCGGCCGGGTCGGGAGCCATCACACCGCTCGTTAGCCGGGCAGCCGGAGTTTCCGAGCCGGAGGGCGACGTGTGAACGGCCGCTTCATCCCGGCCACCGGCAGGCACGCCGATCGCCGTCGTCGTCACCCGCGACTGCGGTCTACGCCCCCGCGACGGCCGGCGTCACCGGCGGCCAAGGCCCACTTCACCGAGGCCTGCCGACCTTCGTCGACAGCCTGCGCGCCCTCACCCACCCCGTCGCTGTCGGCATCGGCGTCTCCACTCCAGCGCAGGCGGCCCTCGTCGGCTCCTATGCCGACGCGGTCATCGTCGGATCCGCATTCATCCGCGCCATCGAGGCCACCCGCGGGCCGGCCGGCGCCCACCAGGCCGCCGTCCTTGCCCAGCGCCTCGCCGACGGGCTGCGCCGAGCCGTGCCTACTGCGGCCCGAACTGACCCCAGCCGGGTCGGCTCGGCGACGGGTGACCTGTCGGTTAGCCTCGCGCTTTCACGAGTGGACCTGTCCATGCCTTGA
- a CDS encoding GNAT family N-acetyltransferase codes for MLAMRPATPEDRRALEAMIQARSEWMKSKQLSNWSSWGQHVQDLAGNCTRRDGDMWVLVEDHRRIIGCTTILRTAAPWAWTTAEAEETSFYLNGTVTDPAERHRKLGTLIADWAVDRAARENISWVRRDCTSPALAAYYEKQEFTLVREVSTPGGRTSYAFERKSERVTSLAGWLITGESPTAISRRRGDSLAGTARSNAAEARRFLSRSLRGSAKTPVPIN; via the coding sequence ATGCTCGCGATGCGACCAGCCACACCAGAGGACCGACGCGCCCTCGAGGCCATGATCCAGGCCCGCTCCGAATGGATGAAGAGCAAGCAGCTGTCGAACTGGTCCAGCTGGGGACAGCACGTTCAAGATCTTGCCGGCAACTGCACTCGGCGGGACGGCGATATGTGGGTGCTGGTAGAGGACCACCGCCGCATCATCGGCTGCACCACGATCCTCCGGACTGCGGCTCCCTGGGCCTGGACGACCGCTGAAGCTGAGGAGACCTCCTTCTACCTCAACGGAACGGTCACGGACCCCGCCGAACGCCACCGCAAACTCGGAACCCTCATCGCCGATTGGGCCGTCGACCGTGCGGCCCGCGAGAACATCAGCTGGGTACGACGGGACTGCACTTCACCAGCCCTCGCCGCCTACTACGAGAAACAGGAATTCACCCTCGTACGTGAGGTCTCTACACCCGGCGGACGTACCTCATACGCCTTCGAGCGGAAGTCCGAGCGAGTGACGTCCCTCGCCGGATGGCTCATCACGGGCGAGTCGCCTACCGCAATTTCCAGAAGACGGGGAGATAGCCTCGCAGGAACTGCGAGATCGAATGCCGCCGAGGCCCGACGATTCCTCTCACGCTCCCTCCGCGGATCAGCCAAGACGCCCGTGCCGATTAATTGA
- a CDS encoding DUF397 domain-containing protein: protein MTSKPDPSSFDLASIEWTVSQYSGGGGNCVQVAVQDGYVLIGDSQNPGRLPQVFTPAEAKAWLLGAKDTDFDFLLDL from the coding sequence GTGACATCGAAGCCGGACCCGTCCTCATTCGACCTGGCGTCGATCGAATGGACGGTGTCCCAGTACAGCGGCGGCGGCGGGAACTGCGTCCAGGTTGCCGTCCAGGACGGATACGTTCTGATCGGCGACTCGCAGAACCCGGGGCGGCTGCCCCAGGTATTCACTCCTGCTGAGGCGAAGGCCTGGCTGCTTGGTGCGAAGGACACGGACTTCGACTTCCTGCTCGATCTCTAA
- a CDS encoding DUF5753 domain-containing protein, protein MPEAKTPWSLTLSEVGLRLEELRERRGLTQGDVAGHEVLHRRGVKIDNSGLSRLERGQRRRVTRDLVEALLECYQASATESSEIQALLNADTTPAGRPRPALWRRNANLLGPMQFEGFLKMERRAAELWNYERDVWPGLFQIEDYARIVISRMRPELRPAEVKALVDVRMDRQQQVRGGAPKDFRALVDESAFRDTIGDRSVLRRQLERIRAESEEHRNTIRILPDLIGLHPGSAGAFVLMGFPEAARQVVWVETMVSSVYFDGDEDVQRYTAAFTNLWERALDPTETRMRLEKRIKELEQ, encoded by the coding sequence ATGCCAGAAGCGAAGACGCCGTGGTCGTTGACCCTCAGCGAAGTCGGCCTGCGCCTTGAGGAGTTGCGCGAGCGACGCGGCCTCACCCAAGGGGACGTCGCGGGCCACGAAGTGCTGCATCGACGCGGTGTCAAGATCGACAACAGCGGTCTGAGCCGATTGGAGCGGGGACAGCGCCGCCGTGTCACCCGCGATCTCGTCGAGGCGCTGCTCGAGTGCTATCAGGCCAGCGCCACGGAGAGCTCTGAAATTCAGGCTCTCCTGAACGCAGACACCACGCCGGCCGGCCGTCCGCGCCCCGCACTGTGGCGGAGGAACGCCAACCTCCTTGGCCCCATGCAGTTCGAGGGCTTCCTGAAGATGGAGCGACGCGCTGCTGAGCTCTGGAACTATGAGCGCGACGTGTGGCCGGGACTGTTCCAGATCGAGGACTACGCCCGGATCGTCATCAGCCGGATGCGGCCCGAATTGCGTCCTGCAGAGGTGAAGGCCCTCGTTGACGTTCGCATGGACCGACAGCAGCAGGTCCGAGGTGGTGCACCGAAGGACTTTCGCGCTCTCGTGGACGAGAGCGCGTTCCGCGACACCATCGGCGACCGGTCAGTGTTGAGACGCCAGTTGGAGCGGATCCGCGCTGAGTCCGAGGAACATCGCAACACCATCCGCATCCTGCCGGACCTGATCGGCCTGCATCCGGGATCTGCAGGCGCGTTCGTCCTCATGGGCTTTCCCGAAGCTGCCCGTCAGGTTGTGTGGGTGGAGACCATGGTCAGTTCGGTGTACTTCGATGGTGATGAAGACGTACAGCGCTACACCGCAGCTTTCACCAACTTGTGGGAGCGGGCGCTGGACCCCACAGAGACGCGCATGCGCCTCGAGAAAAGAATCAAGGAGCTAGAACAGTGA